A single Cellulomonas sp. SLBN-39 DNA region contains:
- a CDS encoding ABC transporter ATP-binding protein has protein sequence MRAEHVTRTFGRGDRQVVALQDVDLTVGAGEFVSLIGPSGCGKSTLLRLVADLDTPTSGTVEVFGRSAREARLARDYGIAFQQAGLLPWRTVRANVELPLQLAGTGRAGRRARAEELLALVGLTDFADHHPDQLSGGMQQRVAIARALADEPSLLLMDEPFGALDEMTREHLQAQLLRICAETRAAVVFVTHSIPEAVFLSDRVVVMSPRPGQIREIVDVGLDRHAAALGGTGPHDDTGDDLRNDAAFFAAVARVRDALHAGQPGAAPAAQPAARGVDVR, from the coding sequence GTGCGCGCCGAGCACGTCACCCGCACCTTCGGCCGCGGCGACCGCCAGGTCGTGGCCCTGCAGGACGTCGACCTGACGGTCGGTGCGGGGGAGTTCGTCTCCCTCATCGGCCCCTCCGGCTGCGGCAAGTCCACCCTGCTGCGCCTCGTCGCGGACCTCGACACTCCCACCTCCGGCACGGTCGAGGTCTTCGGCCGCAGCGCCCGCGAGGCCCGCCTCGCCCGCGACTACGGCATCGCGTTCCAGCAGGCCGGGCTGCTGCCCTGGCGGACCGTGCGGGCCAACGTCGAGCTGCCCCTGCAGCTGGCCGGCACCGGCCGCGCCGGCCGCCGCGCCCGCGCCGAGGAGCTCCTCGCCCTCGTCGGGCTCACCGACTTCGCCGACCACCACCCCGACCAGCTGTCCGGCGGCATGCAGCAGCGCGTCGCGATCGCCCGCGCCCTGGCCGACGAGCCGTCGCTGCTGCTCATGGACGAGCCCTTCGGGGCCCTCGACGAGATGACCCGCGAGCACCTGCAGGCCCAGCTCCTGCGGATCTGCGCCGAGACCCGGGCGGCCGTCGTGTTCGTCACCCACTCCATCCCCGAGGCCGTGTTCCTGTCCGACCGCGTCGTGGTCATGTCGCCGCGCCCCGGGCAGATCCGCGAGATCGTCGACGTCGGCCTCGACCGGCACGCCGCCGCGCTCGGCGGGACGGGCCCGCACGACGACACCGGCGACGACCTGCGCAACGACGCCGCGTTCTTCGCCGCGGTCGCCCGCGTCCGCGACGCCCTGCACGCCGGCCAGCCGGGTGCGGCGCCCGCCGCCCAGCCCGCCGCCCGCGGCGTGGACGTGCGATGA
- a CDS encoding ABC transporter ATP-binding protein: MIATTAPAPGATDDDGPVLPAHEVRARSLALLGSLLRPVARRAWATALVVVGAQLALVAGPALVAAGIDRGLPALRAGDPGPLLLVAGVYAAAALAAGVLTAATVRLAARVSQAVLLDLRGRVFRHTQRLSLEFHERYTSGRIISRQTSDLEALRELLDGGVTTLAASGLAMVFTATSLVLLDWRSGLVLLVAVVPGLVLTRWFQRRSQAQYRRSRTAAARVIVRFVETMTGVRAVQAFRREREVAGVYDGLAEEYRAANAEAIRVNGVFDTGLVLIGNVTLAAVLLVGGLRVLDGGLEVGVLVAAVLYARRFFAPLAQVGMFYNSFQSATAALEKLSALLAEEPTVPDPVRPVRVVRPAGDVRFDDVEFGYGAGPSVLPHLDLHVPAGQTLALVGETGAGKSTVAKLLARFYDPRAGAVRLDGVDLRDVDPTDLRRAVVMVTQEAYLFSGSVRANIALGRPDASDAEVEAAARAVGVHDLVMSLPDGYATGVDTRGVRLSAGQRQLVSFARAFLADPAVLVLDEATSSLDVPGEQLVQDGLRRLLVGRTAVVIAHRLSTVMHADRVLVVADGRVAEDGSPEELVAAGGRFAALHAQWQDSLRTP, encoded by the coding sequence ATGATCGCCACGACCGCACCCGCACCGGGCGCCACCGACGACGACGGCCCGGTCCTGCCCGCGCACGAGGTCCGCGCGCGCTCGCTCGCCCTGCTCGGGTCCTTGCTGCGGCCCGTCGCCCGGCGCGCCTGGGCCACCGCGCTCGTGGTGGTCGGCGCCCAGCTCGCGCTCGTCGCCGGGCCCGCGCTCGTGGCGGCGGGCATCGACCGCGGCCTGCCCGCCCTGCGCGCCGGCGATCCCGGTCCGCTGCTGCTGGTGGCGGGCGTCTACGCGGCCGCCGCGCTGGCCGCGGGCGTGCTCACCGCCGCCACCGTGCGGCTGGCCGCCCGCGTCAGCCAGGCCGTGCTGCTGGACCTGCGGGGCCGGGTGTTCCGGCACACCCAGCGCCTGAGCCTGGAGTTCCACGAGCGGTACACCTCGGGCCGGATCATCTCGCGGCAGACCTCCGACCTGGAGGCCCTGCGCGAGCTCCTCGACGGCGGCGTGACGACCCTGGCGGCCAGCGGGCTGGCCATGGTGTTCACCGCCACCAGCCTGGTGCTGCTGGACTGGCGCTCGGGCCTGGTGCTGCTCGTCGCGGTGGTGCCCGGCCTGGTGCTCACCCGCTGGTTCCAGCGGCGGTCGCAGGCGCAGTACCGGCGCTCGCGCACGGCTGCGGCGCGGGTCATCGTGCGGTTCGTCGAGACCATGACGGGGGTGCGCGCGGTGCAGGCGTTCCGCCGCGAGCGCGAGGTCGCGGGCGTGTACGACGGGCTCGCCGAGGAGTACCGCGCGGCGAACGCCGAGGCGATCCGCGTCAACGGCGTCTTCGACACCGGGCTGGTGCTCATCGGCAACGTCACGCTGGCCGCGGTGCTGCTGGTCGGCGGGCTGCGCGTGCTCGACGGCGGCCTGGAGGTGGGGGTGCTCGTCGCGGCGGTGCTGTACGCGCGGCGGTTCTTCGCGCCGCTCGCTCAGGTGGGCATGTTCTACAACTCGTTCCAGTCGGCGACGGCGGCGCTGGAGAAGCTCTCGGCGCTGCTCGCGGAGGAGCCGACGGTCCCCGACCCGGTGCGACCCGTGCGGGTGGTCCGCCCGGCGGGCGACGTGCGGTTCGACGACGTGGAGTTCGGGTACGGCGCGGGCCCGTCGGTGCTGCCGCACCTGGACCTGCACGTGCCCGCGGGGCAGACCCTGGCACTGGTGGGGGAGACGGGGGCGGGCAAGTCGACGGTCGCCAAGCTGCTGGCGCGCTTCTACGACCCCCGGGCCGGTGCGGTGCGCCTGGACGGGGTGGACCTGCGCGACGTCGACCCCACCGACCTGCGCCGTGCCGTGGTCATGGTGACGCAGGAGGCGTACCTGTTCTCCGGGTCGGTGCGCGCGAACATCGCACTGGGCCGCCCCGACGCCTCCGACGCGGAGGTCGAGGCCGCCGCGCGCGCCGTCGGCGTGCACGACCTGGTGATGTCGCTGCCGGACGGGTACGCCACGGGTGTCGACACCCGCGGGGTCCGGCTCTCGGCCGGGCAGCGCCAGCTCGTGTCGTTCGCGCGGGCGTTCCTCGCCGACCCGGCGGTGCTGGTGCTCGACGAGGCGACGAGCTCGCTCGACGTGCCCGGCGAGCAGCTCGTGCAGGACGGGCTGCGGCGCCTGCTCGTGGGCCGCACGGCCGTGGTCATCGCGCACCGGCTGTCGACGGTCATGCACGCCGACCGGGTGCTCGTCGTCGCGGACGGGCGCGTGGCGGAGGACGGCAGCCCCGAGGAGCTGGTGGCGGCCGGCGGGCGGTTCGCGGCCCTGCACGCCCAGTGGCAGGACTCGCTGCGCACCCCCTGA
- a CDS encoding aspartate aminotransferase family protein, with the protein MAGTTHAPAPAGAALDDEAVALDRAHVFHSWSAQGAVAPFVVAGGSGSTVWDHAGRRYLDFSSQLVNTNIGHQHPRVVEAIRAQAAELTTVAPATANLARGRAARAVLGHAPDRFAKVFFTNGGADANENAIRMARLHTGRDKVVSHYRSYHGNTGAAVVATGDWRRVPNEYARGHVHVFGPYLYRSEFWATTPEEECERALTHLERVIQCEGPSSVAAILLESVPGTAGVLVPPPGYLAGVRAIADRYGIVLILDEVMAGFGRTGSWFAFDQHDVVPDLVTFAKGVNSGYVPAGGVLVSEEILATFDERVFPGGLTYSGHPLAMAAVVASVAAMEDEGVVENAAAIGTDVLGPALTALAESQPLVGEVRGTGVFWALELVADRDARTPVGPEVMGALKAACLRRGLLPFLAENRVHVVPPCVVTPAQAEEGVALLAEALAEVAPA; encoded by the coding sequence ATGGCAGGCACGACCCACGCACCCGCGCCCGCCGGTGCCGCGCTCGACGACGAGGCCGTCGCGCTCGACCGTGCGCACGTCTTCCACTCGTGGTCCGCGCAGGGCGCCGTCGCGCCGTTCGTCGTCGCCGGCGGGTCCGGGTCGACCGTGTGGGACCACGCCGGGCGCCGGTACCTCGACTTCTCCAGCCAGCTCGTCAACACCAACATCGGCCACCAGCACCCCCGGGTCGTCGAGGCGATCCGTGCGCAGGCCGCCGAGCTGACGACCGTGGCACCGGCCACCGCGAACCTCGCCCGCGGCCGCGCCGCGCGCGCCGTGCTCGGCCACGCGCCCGACCGGTTCGCCAAGGTCTTCTTCACCAACGGCGGCGCCGACGCCAACGAGAACGCCATCCGCATGGCCCGCCTGCACACCGGGCGCGACAAGGTCGTCTCCCACTACCGCTCGTACCACGGCAACACCGGCGCGGCCGTGGTGGCCACCGGCGACTGGCGGCGCGTGCCCAACGAGTACGCGCGCGGCCACGTGCACGTGTTCGGCCCGTACCTGTACCGCTCGGAGTTCTGGGCGACGACGCCGGAGGAGGAGTGCGAGCGGGCGCTCACGCACCTCGAGCGCGTGATCCAGTGCGAGGGGCCGTCCTCCGTCGCGGCGATCCTGCTGGAGTCCGTGCCCGGCACCGCCGGCGTCCTCGTGCCGCCCCCCGGGTACCTGGCCGGCGTGCGCGCGATCGCCGACCGGTACGGCATCGTGCTGATCCTCGACGAGGTCATGGCCGGGTTCGGCCGCACCGGCTCGTGGTTCGCGTTCGACCAGCACGACGTCGTGCCCGACCTGGTGACCTTCGCCAAGGGCGTGAACTCCGGGTACGTGCCCGCCGGCGGCGTGCTCGTCAGCGAGGAGATCCTCGCGACCTTCGACGAGCGCGTCTTCCCCGGCGGGCTCACCTACTCCGGGCACCCCCTGGCCATGGCCGCGGTCGTCGCGTCCGTCGCGGCGATGGAGGACGAGGGCGTCGTCGAGAACGCCGCCGCGATCGGCACCGACGTGCTCGGCCCCGCCCTGACGGCGCTCGCCGAGTCCCAGCCGCTGGTCGGCGAGGTGCGGGGGACCGGGGTGTTCTGGGCGCTCGAGCTCGTCGCCGACCGCGACGCCCGCACGCCCGTCGGCCCCGAGGTCATGGGCGCGCTCAAGGCCGCGTGCCTGCGCCGCGGGCTGCTGCCGTTCCTCGCCGAGAACCGCGTGCACGTGGTCCCGCCGTGCGTCGTCACGCCCGCGCAGGCCGAGGAGGGGGTGGCGCTGCTCGCCGAGGCCCTCGCCGAGGTCGCCCCCGCCTGA
- a CDS encoding GntP family permease, whose product MDDWTQTLGAGPLLGIAAGAIALILVLVIRFRVHAFLTLVVVSLLTAVATGIPTGSLVDVLLDGFGGTLASVALLIGLGAMLGKLVEHSGGARVLADALVGVFGEKRAVLALGLASLALGFPIFFDAGLIVMLPIIFAVARRLGGDNVLLYGIPAAAAFSVMHVFVPPHPGPVAATELYGANLGIVLLVGLLLAVPTWYVAGYLWGLFVGRRIVLPVPALFGDVDDDQPTDPPRVATVVGVLLLPLVLIFLNTGLDALGTAGVVDPEAAWVQALTVLGSSGVALLLSVLVASVVLGARRGVDKTALEKVLDSSLGPVCSVILITGAGGMFGGVLRASGIGDALASALESVGLPVIVAAYLIALLLRVAQGSATVALVTAAGLAAPAVAAGDFSALQVACITLATAAGSVFASHVNDSGFWLVGRLMGMDVKTTLKTWTVQQALQSVVAFAVVLVVYGVASAV is encoded by the coding sequence ATGGACGACTGGACGCAGACCCTCGGCGCAGGCCCCCTCCTGGGCATCGCCGCCGGCGCGATCGCGCTGATCCTCGTGCTCGTCATCCGGTTCCGGGTGCACGCGTTCCTCACCCTCGTGGTGGTCTCGCTGCTCACGGCGGTCGCCACCGGCATCCCCACCGGGTCGCTCGTCGACGTGCTGCTCGACGGGTTCGGCGGCACCCTCGCCAGCGTCGCGCTGCTCATCGGCCTCGGTGCCATGCTCGGCAAGCTCGTCGAGCACTCCGGCGGCGCCCGCGTCCTGGCCGACGCCCTCGTCGGGGTCTTCGGCGAGAAGCGCGCCGTGCTGGCCCTGGGCCTGGCGTCCCTGGCGCTCGGGTTCCCGATCTTCTTCGACGCCGGCCTCATCGTCATGCTGCCGATCATCTTCGCCGTGGCCCGGCGCCTCGGCGGCGACAACGTGCTGCTCTACGGCATCCCCGCCGCCGCGGCGTTCTCCGTCATGCACGTCTTCGTGCCCCCGCACCCCGGGCCCGTCGCCGCCACCGAGCTCTACGGTGCCAACCTCGGCATCGTCCTGCTCGTCGGCCTGCTGCTCGCCGTCCCTACCTGGTACGTCGCCGGCTACCTGTGGGGCCTGTTCGTCGGGCGGCGCATCGTCCTGCCCGTGCCGGCGCTCTTCGGCGACGTCGACGACGACCAGCCCACCGACCCGCCCCGCGTCGCCACCGTCGTCGGCGTGCTGCTGCTGCCGCTCGTGCTGATCTTCCTCAACACCGGCCTCGACGCCCTCGGCACCGCCGGGGTCGTCGACCCCGAGGCCGCCTGGGTGCAGGCCCTGACCGTGCTCGGCTCCTCGGGCGTCGCGCTGCTGCTCTCCGTGCTCGTCGCCTCCGTCGTGCTCGGCGCCCGCCGCGGCGTCGACAAGACCGCCCTGGAGAAGGTCCTCGACTCCTCCCTCGGCCCCGTCTGCTCCGTCATCCTCATCACCGGCGCGGGCGGCATGTTCGGCGGCGTGCTGCGCGCCTCCGGAATCGGCGACGCCCTCGCCTCCGCCCTGGAGTCCGTCGGCCTGCCCGTCATCGTGGCCGCCTACCTCATCGCCCTGCTGCTGCGCGTCGCCCAGGGCTCGGCCACCGTCGCGCTCGTCACCGCCGCCGGGCTGGCCGCACCCGCCGTCGCCGCCGGCGACTTCAGCGCCCTCCAGGTCGCGTGCATCACCCTGGCCACCGCCGCCGGGTCCGTGTTCGCCTCCCACGTCAACGACTCCGGGTTCTGGCTCGTCGGCCGCCTCATGGGCATGGACGTCAAGACGACCCTCAAGACGTGGACCGTGCAGCAGGCCCTGCAGTCCGTCGTCGCGTTCGCCGTGGTGCTTGTCGTCTACGGCGTCGCGTCCGCCGTCTGA
- a CDS encoding ABC transporter substrate-binding protein, whose translation MRTTTRWGAAVASVAAAGLLLTACSSSDDGAAGGASTDGLTPVTLQLQWLTQAQFAGYYAAVDQGYYEEEGLAVEILPSGGDIVPQDALAAGEVDYAVAWVPKVLGSIEQGAAITNVAQIFERSATLQVAFADSGIESVADLEGKKVGSWGYGNEWELFAGLNQAGVEDFELVTQAFDMLGLLNGDIDAAQAMTYNEYAQLLETVDPDTGELYQPEDFTVIDWNDEGVAMLQDAVWADTERLESDEAYQDTTVKFLKATIRGWIYARDNPEEAAEIVTAAGSTLGTSHQLWMTNEVNNLIWPSTTGGIGLVDEEVWDRTVALALETSNETGATIITTEPPESAYTTEYVEQALAELEEAGEDVVGEDFEPLDVELAEGGN comes from the coding sequence ATGAGGACCACGACGCGTTGGGGGGCGGCCGTCGCGTCCGTGGCAGCAGCAGGTCTGCTGCTCACGGCGTGCTCGAGCTCGGACGACGGCGCCGCAGGCGGGGCGTCCACCGACGGGCTCACGCCCGTCACGCTGCAGCTGCAGTGGCTCACGCAGGCCCAGTTCGCCGGGTACTACGCGGCGGTCGACCAGGGCTACTACGAGGAGGAGGGCCTGGCGGTCGAGATCCTGCCGTCGGGCGGCGACATCGTCCCGCAGGACGCGCTCGCGGCCGGCGAGGTCGACTACGCGGTCGCGTGGGTGCCCAAGGTGCTCGGCTCCATCGAGCAGGGCGCCGCGATCACCAACGTCGCGCAGATCTTCGAGCGGTCCGCGACCCTGCAGGTCGCGTTCGCGGACTCCGGCATCGAGTCCGTCGCGGACCTCGAGGGCAAGAAGGTCGGCTCCTGGGGCTACGGCAACGAGTGGGAGCTCTTCGCCGGGCTGAACCAGGCCGGGGTCGAGGACTTCGAGCTCGTGACGCAGGCGTTCGACATGCTCGGCCTGCTCAACGGCGACATCGACGCCGCGCAGGCCATGACCTACAACGAGTACGCCCAGCTGCTGGAGACGGTCGACCCCGACACCGGCGAGCTCTACCAGCCCGAGGACTTCACCGTCATCGACTGGAACGACGAGGGCGTCGCCATGCTCCAGGACGCTGTCTGGGCCGACACCGAGCGCCTGGAGTCCGACGAGGCGTACCAGGACACCACCGTCAAGTTCCTCAAGGCCACGATCCGCGGCTGGATCTACGCCCGGGACAACCCGGAGGAGGCCGCGGAGATCGTCACCGCCGCCGGGTCCACGCTCGGCACGTCGCACCAGCTGTGGATGACCAACGAGGTCAACAACCTCATCTGGCCGTCCACGACCGGCGGCATCGGCCTGGTCGACGAGGAGGTCTGGGACCGCACCGTCGCCCTGGCCCTGGAGACGAGCAACGAGACCGGCGCGACGATCATCACGACCGAGCCGCCGGAGTCCGCGTACACCACCGAGTACGTCGAGCAGGCGCTCGCCGAGCTCGAGGAGGCCGGCGAGGACGTCGTCGGCGAGGACTTCGAGCCGCTGGACGTCGAGCTCGCCGAGGGCGGGAACTGA
- a CDS encoding SDR family oxidoreductase has translation MTSTTDRPRRALVTGASSGIGAATVRRLRAEGWDVVATARRADRLAALAAETGADTFVADVTSDADVDALVAHVRDTGGLDAVVNNAGGALGLDTVEDADLDGWRTMYELNVLGTLRVTKGVLPLLRERGAGDVLVVTSTAGQAAYPGGAGYTGVKHAERMLATTLRWEIVGEPIRVIEIAPGNVATEEFSLVRFDGDAERAAKVYEGYQPLVADDVADVIAWSLSRPAHVNVDLLVVRPRAQANNTTIARTGV, from the coding sequence ATGACCTCGACCACCGACCGTCCCCGCCGCGCGCTCGTCACCGGCGCGTCCTCCGGCATCGGCGCCGCCACCGTGCGCCGCCTGCGCGCCGAGGGCTGGGACGTCGTCGCCACCGCCCGCCGCGCCGACCGGCTCGCCGCCCTCGCCGCCGAGACCGGCGCCGACACGTTCGTCGCCGACGTCACCTCCGACGCCGACGTCGACGCCCTGGTCGCGCACGTGCGGGACACCGGCGGCCTGGACGCCGTGGTCAACAACGCCGGCGGCGCGCTCGGCCTGGACACCGTCGAGGACGCCGACCTCGACGGCTGGCGCACCATGTACGAGCTCAACGTGCTCGGCACGCTGCGCGTGACCAAGGGCGTGCTGCCCCTGCTGCGCGAGCGCGGCGCGGGCGACGTCCTCGTCGTCACCTCGACCGCGGGCCAGGCCGCGTACCCCGGCGGCGCCGGGTACACCGGCGTCAAGCACGCCGAGCGCATGCTCGCCACGACGCTGCGCTGGGAGATCGTCGGCGAGCCGATCCGCGTCATCGAGATCGCACCCGGCAACGTCGCCACCGAGGAGTTCTCCCTCGTGCGGTTCGACGGCGACGCCGAGCGCGCCGCGAAGGTCTACGAGGGCTACCAGCCGCTCGTCGCCGATGACGTCGCCGACGTCATCGCCTGGTCGCTGAGCCGCCCCGCCCACGTCAACGTCGACCTGCTGGTCGTGCGGCCCCGGGCCCAGGCGAACAACACGACGATCGCCCGCACCGGCGTCTGA
- a CDS encoding FadR/GntR family transcriptional regulator has protein sequence MGKGLHGGVLDRLGRRIAAGDLPAGTVLTLAGLEAELGVSRTVVREAVRVLEAVGMVTSRQRVGITVQPEDAWHALDPQVIQWRLAGPGRYRQLVELTELRLAVEPTAARLAARYADAPTRARLVELADRLHALGADEQAASAAYLDADVAFHTVLLRAGGNPLLGMLGGAVTEVLAGRAALGLMPEVPAEQSLDGHRAVALAVAQGEEDEAERQTRAVVEEVWRAVVAAARRDGRPTR, from the coding sequence ATGGGCAAGGGGCTGCACGGCGGCGTGCTCGACCGCCTCGGCCGCCGCATCGCCGCGGGCGACCTGCCCGCCGGGACGGTGCTCACGCTCGCCGGACTCGAGGCCGAGCTGGGTGTGTCCCGCACAGTCGTGCGCGAGGCGGTGCGCGTGCTCGAGGCGGTCGGCATGGTCACCAGCCGCCAGCGCGTCGGCATCACCGTGCAGCCCGAGGACGCCTGGCACGCCCTCGACCCCCAGGTGATCCAGTGGCGCCTGGCCGGCCCGGGCCGCTACCGCCAGCTCGTCGAGCTCACCGAGCTGCGCCTGGCCGTCGAGCCCACCGCCGCCCGCCTCGCCGCCCGGTACGCCGACGCGCCCACCCGCGCCCGGCTCGTCGAGCTCGCGGACCGCCTGCACGCCCTGGGCGCCGACGAGCAGGCGGCCTCCGCCGCGTACCTCGACGCCGACGTCGCGTTCCACACCGTGCTGCTGCGCGCCGGCGGCAACCCGCTGCTCGGCATGCTCGGCGGCGCCGTCACCGAGGTGCTCGCCGGGCGGGCCGCGCTCGGGCTCATGCCCGAGGTCCCCGCCGAGCAGTCCCTCGACGGGCACCGGGCCGTGGCGCTCGCGGTCGCGCAGGGCGAGGAGGACGAGGCCGAGCGGCAGACCCGCGCGGTGGTCGAGGAGGTGTGGCGTGCCGTCGTGGCCGCCGCCCGCCGCGACGGCCGCCCGACCCGCTGA
- a CDS encoding ABC transporter permease encodes MTRGLDATWGVLRQVLPPVLLLAAMLAAWQALVVLAQLPPFVLPGPAAIADQATTYAGPITSAALVTGRNALLGLLVGAALGVLLAVVAAMVRVVDVLAEPVVAALAVVPVVALAPVLYSMYGASSEQARVIVAALAVFVPVYVNALRGLRQVRPVHRDLMRALAASSVQVARTVTIPTAVPFVFTGLRMASSLAVISAIVAEYFGGPRSGIGSFITTAASGSNYAQAWAYVLGGIVVGLLFYGVTATAEHLVTRRAGA; translated from the coding sequence ATGACCCGCGGCCTGGACGCCACCTGGGGCGTGCTGCGCCAGGTGCTGCCGCCCGTGCTCCTGCTCGCCGCGATGCTCGCCGCCTGGCAGGCGCTCGTCGTGCTCGCGCAGCTGCCGCCGTTCGTGCTGCCCGGCCCGGCCGCCATCGCCGACCAGGCCACCACCTACGCCGGACCCATCACGTCCGCCGCCCTGGTCACGGGCCGCAACGCCCTGCTCGGCCTGCTCGTCGGCGCCGCCCTCGGCGTGCTCCTCGCGGTCGTCGCCGCCATGGTCCGGGTCGTCGACGTGCTCGCCGAGCCCGTCGTCGCGGCCCTGGCCGTCGTCCCCGTCGTCGCCCTCGCACCCGTGCTGTACTCGATGTACGGCGCCAGCTCGGAGCAGGCCCGCGTCATCGTCGCCGCGCTCGCGGTGTTCGTGCCCGTCTACGTCAACGCGCTGCGCGGGCTGCGGCAGGTCCGCCCCGTGCACCGCGACCTCATGCGGGCGCTGGCCGCGTCGTCGGTGCAGGTCGCGCGCACGGTCACCATCCCCACGGCGGTGCCGTTCGTGTTCACCGGGCTGCGCATGGCGTCGTCCCTGGCGGTGATCTCCGCGATCGTCGCCGAGTACTTCGGCGGCCCCCGCTCCGGCATCGGGTCGTTCATCACCACGGCGGCCTCGGGCTCCAACTACGCCCAGGCGTGGGCCTACGTGCTCGGCGGCATCGTCGTCGGCCTCCTGTTCTACGGGGTGACCGCCACCGCGGAGCACCTCGTCACCCGACGGGCCGGCGCGTGA
- a CDS encoding ABC transporter ATP-binding protein encodes MLRLLRWARPAVPRVVAGGVATLVASLLALAVPQVLGQVVNGHLVAGGTRTAVVQAAGLVLLLGVLEAFLVWCRRALIATPGTGVERAMRTDLFRHLLDLPVAFHDRWSGGQLLQRSMGDLHLVRRWMVFGLIQLVVAATTVVVGAGLMIATSPLLGLVYLAGAVPVVALGFRFRLDYKVVARRARDQAGDLATSVEESVHGIRVLKAFGRGDDALEDFVRQADELRGTELDKARSQSRMTFALAWIPETTLAVALAVGVWLASDDRVSVGALVAFFATAVVMSRPVEALGQLLAMTLDARAGTDRYLEVMDTAPAVADPERPVALPPAPAAGSRVELRDVRFAHGSAQREVLRGVDLVLEPGETLALVGLTGSGKTTLLQLVPRLYDVTGGAVLLDGVDVRDLTRADLRAAVAVAFEDPILFSASVRENVLMGVPAEHLATLDPAAADALVDRAVDVARAGFARTLPRGLDTVIGEEGLSLSGGQRQRVALARAIAGSPRVLVLDDPLSALDVATEAEVTAGLRRTLATTTTLVVAHRTSTVALADRVAVLEDGRITGVGPHAELLATHPHYRYVLTAEQEAHDDRPDEVRDRASDGTPGDGARVGARPGEGR; translated from the coding sequence ATGCTGCGGCTGCTGCGCTGGGCCCGCCCCGCGGTGCCGCGCGTCGTCGCCGGCGGCGTCGCCACCCTCGTCGCCAGCCTCCTCGCCCTCGCCGTGCCGCAGGTCCTCGGGCAGGTCGTCAACGGCCACCTCGTCGCCGGCGGCACCCGCACCGCCGTGGTCCAGGCCGCCGGGCTCGTGCTGCTGCTCGGCGTCCTCGAGGCCTTCCTCGTCTGGTGCCGCCGGGCCCTGATCGCCACCCCCGGCACGGGCGTCGAGCGGGCCATGCGCACCGACCTGTTCCGCCACCTGCTCGACCTGCCCGTCGCGTTCCACGACCGCTGGTCGGGGGGCCAGCTGCTGCAGCGGTCCATGGGCGACCTTCACCTCGTGCGCCGGTGGATGGTGTTCGGGCTCATCCAGCTCGTCGTCGCCGCGACCACCGTCGTCGTCGGCGCCGGGCTGATGATCGCCACCAGCCCGCTGCTCGGCCTGGTGTACCTCGCCGGCGCCGTGCCGGTGGTCGCGCTGGGGTTCCGGTTCCGCCTCGACTACAAGGTCGTCGCCCGCCGCGCCCGCGACCAGGCCGGCGACCTCGCGACGTCCGTCGAGGAGTCCGTGCACGGCATCCGCGTGCTCAAGGCCTTCGGCCGCGGCGACGACGCCCTCGAGGACTTCGTGCGGCAGGCCGACGAGCTGCGCGGCACCGAGCTCGACAAGGCCCGCTCGCAGTCGCGCATGACGTTCGCGCTCGCCTGGATCCCCGAGACGACGCTGGCCGTGGCGCTCGCGGTCGGGGTGTGGCTCGCGTCCGACGACCGGGTCAGCGTCGGGGCCCTCGTCGCGTTCTTCGCCACCGCCGTGGTGATGAGCCGTCCGGTCGAGGCGCTCGGCCAGCTCCTGGCGATGACCCTGGACGCGCGGGCCGGCACCGACCGGTACCTAGAGGTCATGGACACCGCCCCGGCCGTCGCCGACCCCGAGCGGCCGGTCGCGCTGCCCCCGGCGCCGGCCGCCGGGTCGCGCGTCGAGCTGCGGGACGTGCGGTTCGCGCACGGCTCCGCGCAGCGCGAGGTGCTGCGCGGCGTCGACCTGGTGCTGGAGCCGGGGGAGACCCTCGCGCTCGTCGGCCTCACCGGCAGCGGCAAGACGACGCTGCTCCAGCTCGTGCCGCGGCTGTACGACGTCACGGGCGGTGCGGTCCTGCTCGACGGCGTCGACGTGCGCGACCTGACCCGCGCCGACCTGCGCGCCGCCGTGGCCGTGGCGTTCGAGGACCCGATCCTGTTCTCCGCCTCCGTGCGCGAGAACGTGCTCATGGGGGTGCCCGCCGAGCACCTGGCCACGCTCGACCCCGCTGCGGCGGACGCGCTCGTGGACCGCGCCGTCGACGTCGCCCGCGCCGGGTTCGCCCGCACCCTGCCGCGCGGCCTCGACACGGTCATCGGCGAGGAGGGGCTGAGCCTGTCCGGCGGGCAGCGGCAGCGCGTCGCCCTGGCCCGCGCCATCGCCGGCAGCCCCCGCGTGCTCGTGCTCGACGACCCGTTGTCCGCGCTCGACGTCGCCACCGAGGCCGAGGTCACCGCCGGGCTGCGCCGCACGCTGGCGACCACCACCACGCTCGTCGTCGCGCACCGCACGTCGACCGTCGCGCTCGCCGACCGGGTCGCCGTGCTCGAGGACGGGCGGATCACCGGCGTCGGCCCCCATGCCGAGCTGCTGGCAACGCACCCGCACTACCGGTACGTGCTCACCGCCGAGCAGGAGGCGCACGACGACCGCCCCGACGAGGTGCGGGACCGGGCGTCCGACGGGACGCCGGGCGACGGCGCCCGCGTCGGCGCGCGCCCGGGGGAGGGCCGATGA